A window of the Cryptosporidium parvum Iowa II chromosome 7, whole genome shotgun sequence genome harbors these coding sequences:
- a CDS encoding protein with 2 TPR domains (transcripts identified by EST), which yields MEKLEDNSTNSNAPQMITTDEGSVGGVSLYEEDDDIDWEVNPEAVKKLVEKYQGEEFPLFMGEDVLDPNNPHIQALQALVYDDETPESLARQFRTVGNEYFQDGKVRYKDAIIAYTKGIEQKSTDKETNSLLYSNRAHVYLLLKRYVDCVDDCRASLKENPKNVKAAYRGCRASMCMQLYRQALNFALHGLKYEPENPELLKLKSQLEERLSEIEKRRKEREELEKRDGGKNESLQKRDNILNERKYVLGEAIYDVIHTYNHEIKCLKNELVYPILILLDEPMLCEFICEAKESSTLGDHLKVMFPKDRTLPWDTNGRYNWETVSVFYEPGPPHHNTVWEVSIEKSIREILDVVRYIPKIPTIHIIAKNSTCIEEFSKITYNVVRDPLLI from the coding sequence ATGGAAAAGTTAGAAGataattcaacaaattcaaatgcACCTCAGATGATTACAACTGATGAAGGGAGTGTTGGTGGTGTAAGCTTGtatgaagaagatgatgatattgACTGGGAAGTAAACCCAGAAGCTGTAAAAAAGTTGGTAGAGAAGTATCAGGGTGAAGAGTTTCCTTTATTTATGGGAGAAGATGTATTAGATCCTAATAATCCTCATATCCAAGCTTTACAAGCTTTGGTATATGATGATGAGACTCCAGAAAGTTTGGCTAGACAATTCAGGACAGTAGGAAATGAATACTTTCAAGATGGAAAGGTGAGATATAAAGATGCAATTATAGCATACACAAAAGGTATAGAACAAAAAAGTACAGATAAGGAAactaattctttattatattcaaatagaGCACATGTGTATTTGTTATTGAAAAGATATGTAGATTGTGTTGATGATTGTAGAGCCTCCTTGAAGGAGAACCCAAAGAATGTGAAGGCAGCATATAGAGGATGTAGAGCTTCAATGTGTATGCAGTTATATAGACAAGCTTTGAATTTTGCATTACATGGATTAAAGTATGAACCAGAAAACCCTGAGTTATTAAAACTTAAATCCCAGTTAGAGGAACGACTTTCTGAGATTGAGAAGAGAAGAAAAGAGCGTGAAGAGCTTGAAAAGAGAGATGGTGGCAAGAATGAAAGTTTACAAAAAAGAGACAATATACTTAATGAAAGGAAATATGTTTTGGGAGAAGCAATTTACGATGTTATACATACTTATAATCATGAGATAAAGTGCTTAAAGAATGAATTGGTAtatccaatattaatattattggatgaGCCAATGCTATGCGAGTTTATTTGTGAAGCTAAAGAGAGTTCAACATTGGGTGATCATCTTAAAGTAATGTTTCCAAAAGACAGAACTTTGCCTTGGGACACTAATGGAAGATATAACTGGGAGACAGTATCAGTATTTTATGAGCCCGGACCACCTCACCATAACACAGTATGGGAAGTTTCTATTGAAAAATCAATACGTGAGATTTTAGATGTGGTACGATACATTCCCAAAATTCCAACAATTCACATTATTGCAAAGAATTCTACATGCATTGAGGAGTTTTCTAAAATAACTTACAATGTAGTTAGAGATCCCTTGCtgatttga
- a CDS encoding Ser/Thr protein kinase, which produces MRGQWRYILLYCGGDFQESGLAPLIATTGTKYSHPKYKIRHALALITPYCEYGNGISLIKNLSGQRHIYYYTCDLLHYNLLLIIKALSFLESYEIFHGNIKLSNIYVNATGFILLLGDFMLPLRIKHWFIEIMKKNANIPLNVSPELRYALTKPNYKTYEDFEKEVDLHKNDVFCLAMVFLSLSLIYEPKEKDYKRLRSFVKESLLKLAADPAWSAGKFLKYQQWFLC; this is translated from the coding sequence ATGAGAGGACAATGGAGGTATATTCTACTTTACTGTGGGGGAGATTTTCAAGAATCTGGTTTAGCTCCTTTAATTGCTACTACTGGTACAAAGTATTCTCATCCAAAGTACAAAATAAGACATGCATTAGCTCTCATAACTCCATACTGTGAGTATGGAAACGGAATctcattaataaaaaatttatcagGTCAAAGACATATTTACTATTATACATGTGATTTACTTCATTATAATCTTTTATTGATTATTAAGGCTCTATCTTTTCTAGAAAGCTATGAGATATTCCATGGTAATATTAAACTATCTAATATATACGTAAATGCTACGGGATTCATACTACTTCTTGGGGACTTTATGCTTCCATTAAGAATTAAGCATTGGTTCatagaaataatgaaaaagaatgCAAATATCCCTTTAAATGTTTCCCCTGAATTGAGGTATGCATTAACTAAACCAAACTATAAAACATATGAGgattttgaaaaagagGTCGATCTACACAAGAATGATGTTTTCTGTTTAGCTATGGTTTTCCTCTCATTATCACTGATTTATGAACCTAAAGAGAAAGATTATAAGAGATTAAGGAGCTTTGTCAAGGAGAGCTTGTTGAAGTTAGCTGCTGATCCTGCTTGGAGTGCTGGTaagtttttaaaatatcaacAGTGGTTTTTATGTTAG
- a CDS encoding apicomplexan conserved protein, with the protein MVESLVEFDYLRYKDGPDIPVVENPHYFTLIRFLGLISNTSMAIDWTFEDVQAMFEKEELTEYSRNLHLKLLGFLGKRFPPHVTLERNLTKFLDERPIDVSVIFWDKMSFNADNQNKDLDENREDEDLKEVKSEEVDIEGNDSSKPYKEESELLDVQLYNPYRDNEYKNVQSYERLRTIRILLNTCIQESKQLRNIFQGMENYSMKCKNVKPGECFFGLSPPYVGDDQLGHHYWYINPPNDEVIFKLYRESSLTGELTLLSDNSDTLCSTFKTFLNSEGLQEIGQKLEIKYNALVVAEKAKLRKIRQMRSIRNQLESSWGNCAPTDEMLSGGRTKRKAAMNIDYSYSVSENATRRSSRINKNGYDSDSLNHEQSSTFNNVVKDRSDRLALRNAKKQQIEESEKDLDESTEDSSQTYCSKPEINPDPADNDLTNSSQTPVLPPLLNLENKNYTTQSSSYTSNSSTQDINNNLNSMIGSGILLDTQNHHPSHMQSIDLAPKYVSMQFPSGVIPVLPSPSYNFSSSLPAFNLAQVQKMPQLTQISQIPQISQMPQISHISQVPQITQVAQMSQIPSFQTSSTVPNSPLITANGNIPTITNFPNPGTPNIQPEQYSKN; encoded by the coding sequence ATGGTGGAAAGTCTGGTAGAGTTTGATTACTTGAGATATAAGGATGGTCCAGATATACCAGTGGTAGAGAATCCTCACTATTTTACGTTGATTAGATTCTTGGGATTAATTAGTAATACTAGCATGGCAATTGATTGGACATTTGAAGATGTTCAAGCTATGTTTGAAAAGGAAGAGTTGACTGAATACTCTAGGAATcttcatttgaaattacTTGGATTTTTAGGAAAAAGGTTTCCTCCTCATGTCACATTAGAAAGGAATTTGACCAAATTTTTAGATGAAAGGCCTATAGATGTTAGCGTGATATTTTGGGACAAAATGAGTTTTAATGCtgataatcaaaataaagatttagATGAAAATCGAGAAGACGAAGATTTAAAGGAAGTTAAGTCAGAAGAAGTTGATATAGAAGGAAATGATAGTTCTAAGCCATATAAGGAAGAAAGTGAACTTTTAGATGTTCAATTATACAATCCATATAGAGAcaatgaatataaaaatgtTCAGAGTTATGAAAGATTGAGAACTATTAGAATATTACTAAACACTTGTATTCAAGAAAGTAAGcaattaagaaatatttttcaaggTATGGAAAATTACTCAATGAAGTGCAAGAATGTAAAACCAGGAGAATGCTTTTTTGGACTTTCTCCTCCATATGTTGGCGATGATCAATTAGGACATCATTATTGGTATATTAATCCTCCAAATGACGaagtaatttttaaattatatagaGAATCATCTTTAACTGGAGAGTTAACATTGCTTTCAGATAACTCAGATACATTATGTAGCACGTTCAAGacttttttaaatagtGAAGGCTTACAAGAAATTGGCCAAAAACTAGAAATCAAGTATAATGCATTAGTTGTTGCTGAAAAGGCTAAATTAAGGAAGATCAGACAAATGAGATCTATTCGTAACCAACTAGAATCATCATGGGGAAATTGTGCTCCTACTGATGAAATGCTTAGCGGAGGAAgaacaaaaagaaaagcCGCAATGAATATTGACTATTCTTATTCTGTTAGTGAAAATGCTACAAGAAGATCCTCcagaataaataaaaatggtTACGATTCTGATTCACTAAATCATGAGCAGAGTTCCACATTTAACAATGTTGTTAAAGACAGAAGCGATCGACTTGCTTTAAGAAATGCAAAGAAACAACAAATTGAAGAGTCTGAGAAAGATTTAGATGAATCAACTGAAGACAGTTCTCAAACTTATTGCTCTAAACCTGAAATTAATCCAGACCCAGCTGATAATGACTTGACTAACTCTAGCCAAACTCCTGTATTACCTCCTTTACTCAACTTGGAAAACAAGAACTATACCACTCAATCTTCTAGTTATACCTCTAACTCTTCCACTCAGGACATCAACAACAACTTAAATTCCATGATAGGTTCTGGTATTTTATTAGATACCCAGAATCACCATCCTTCCCATATGCAATCGATAgatttggcgccaaaataTGTAAGCATGCAATTCCCTTCAGGGGTTATTCCTGTACTACCATCTCCATCATAcaatttttcttcaagttTGCCCGCTTTTAATTTGGCTCAGGTACAAAAAATGCCCCAGCTTACCCAAATTTCGCAAATTCCTCAGATTAGTCAGATGCCTCAAATATCACACATTTCCCAAGTCCCTCAGATTACTCAAGTGGCACAAATGTCCCAAATTCCAAGTTTTCAGACAAGCAGCACTGTTCCAAACAGTCCTTTAATTACCGCCAACGGTAACATCCCAACAATTACAAATTTTCCTAATCCAGGTACACCTAATATCCAACCTGAACAATATAGCAAGAATTAa
- a CDS encoding Sec14d domain containing protein, with protein sequence MSGIKKSMIDEFEFNSSPLYGEDLSDQIYNYSYEEERDKHSNNTTSTREKNENVNLHIQKGGIRTKTVKEVKQLRNMSEKLQRYSYKFSPIDNTVDRELTRSSWTREEIALFCLRSMNNNVKKAIKSYKCFTTMMCKFNSKNGNEIDIYNPTILSQLRSGKVVIFDKLDLHGRILVIVNLHHHDPRLQTVDDLILLFVFVLELIMIENPHDYAAERNGISVLINASKIGFGDFRIEYCTRIIQLLKKNFPIKMGQVLIFKPNRLIKLSIKLALLTKKKIKRKIQIINKVFEPLDSITDFDALSHFIDRKYIPEEFGGNHYFDFNNFWELKYQGHMLAELFQKRGASIKIQEPTKMLTNEKIKNDSKDKGKKKKKKDCKVSSINEKDRLILSNFYYSKTSFDIN encoded by the coding sequence atgtctGGGATCAAAAAAAGTATGATcgatgaatttgaatttaattcatcGCCATTATATGGTGAGGACCTTTCAGatcaaatttataattattcttACGAAGAGGAAAGAGATAAACATTCAAATAACACAACATCAACGAGAGAAAAGAACGAGAATGTTAATTTGCATATACAAAAAGGTGGAATAAGAACTAAAACAGTAAAAGAAGTTAAGCAATTAAGAAATATGAGTGAGAAGTTACAAAGATATTCATACAAATTTAGTCCAATAGATAATACTGTGGATAGAGAATTGACTAGATCCAGCTGGACAAGAGAAGAAATTGCATTATTTTGCCTGAGAAgtatgaataataatgtaaAGAAAGCAATAAAGTCATATAAATGCTTTACAACAATGATGTGTAAATTTAACTCAAAGAATGGAAACGAGATTGACATTTATAATCCAACAATATTATCACAACTACGTTCTGGAAAGGTCgtaatatttgataaattagATCTTCATGGTAGAATTCTGGTTATAGTGAATCTTCACCATCATGATCCTAGATTACAAACAGTTGATGATTTAATACTTTTGtttgtttttgttttaGAACTAATAATGATAGAAAATCCTCATGATTATGCAGCAGAAAGAAACGGGATAAGTGTTCTTATTAATGCCTCGAAGATTGGATTTGGCGATTTTAGGATTGAATATTGCACTCGAATTATCCAATTActtaaaaagaattttccaataaaaaTGGGTCaagttttaatttttaaaccAAATAGATTGATTAAactttcaataaaattagCATTActtacaaaaaaaaagataaaaaggaaaattcaaataatcaaCAAAGTATTTGAGCCACTGGATTCAATTACAGACTTTGATGCCCTTTCTCATTTCATAGATAGAAAGTATATTCCAGAAGAATTTGGTggaaatcattattttgattttaacaATTTTTGGGAACTCAAGTATCAAGGTCATATGCTTGCTGAACTATTTCAAAAGCGTGGAGCTTCTATTAAAATTCAAGAGCCAACAAAAATGCTCACAAATGAGAAGATAAAGAATGATAGTAAAGATAAAggcaaaaaaaagaaaaaaaaagattgtAAAGTATCATCTATTAATGAAAAGGATAGGCTAATACTATCTAATTTTTACTATTCAAAGACAAGTTTTGACATCAATTGA
- a CDS encoding Ym1014wp-like, Ymb4 methylase produces MGRSKNKIICNIKPSDKECRPLTCSVPEMLDEKGNILEDKCDELENKYVHEIYETMAEHFSHTRGIPWPKVKDFVSSFEPGSLLLDVGCGNGRFMDCIKDSKVCFMGTDRCKSLLGSAIARNPDLQVFVDDCMRLNVRSGTFDGIICIAVLHHLSTPERRIQAVSELIRCLRRNGTLLIYVWAFEQKKGTVGSRDFSSKDTMVPWHFQKKYAKDEKGEEIQECTLDQFREEKNNYHKEAGAPGNIVKVSPEKYLIALQRYYHLFEEQEIVEICNKGIEKYRENTKCEKNCESDENVTIIETYFDCNNWAIKIAKN; encoded by the coding sequence atggGGAGaagtaaaaataagatTATTTGCAATATTAAGCCATCAGATAAAGAATGTAGACCATTAACTTGTTCAGTACCAGAGATGCTGGATGAAAAAGGTAACATTTTAGAGGATAAGTGCgatgaattagaaaataaatatgtaCATGAAATTTATGAGACAATGGCAGAGCATTTTTCTCATACAAGAGGTATTCCTTGGCCAAAAGTGAAAGATTTTGTTTCATCATTTGAGCCAGGTTCACTATTATTGGATGTAGGATGTGGAAATGGGAGGTTCATGGACTGTATTAAGGATTCAAAAGTTTGTTTTATGGGAACTGATCGATGCAAATCACTTTTAGGATCAGCAATAGCAAGAAATCCCGATTTACAAGTATTTGTTGATGATTGTATGAGACTTAATGTAAGATCCGGAACTTTTGATGGTATTATCTGTATTGCAGTTCTACATCATCTTTCTACTCCTGAGCGTAGAATTCAAGCAGTTAGTGAGTTAATTAGGTGCCTTAGAAGAAATGGAACTCTTTTAATTTACGTATGGGCTTTTGAACAAAAGAAAGGAACAGTTGGCTCAAGAGACTTTTCTAGTAAAGATACTATGGTACCTTGGcatttccaaaaaaaatatgcaaaagatgaaaaagGTGAAGAAATACAAGAATGTACATTAGATCAATttagagaagaaaaaaataattaccaCAAAGAGGCGGGAGCACCTGGAAATATAGTCAAAGTTTCTCCAGAAAAATACTTAATTGCTTTACAGAGGTACTATCACTTATTTGAGGAACAAGAAATAGTAgaaatttgtaataaagGTATTGAGAAATATAGAGAAAACACGAAATGTGAAAAAAATTGTGAATCTGATGAGAATGTTACCATAATAGAAACATATTTTGACTGTAATAATTGGGCAATAAAAATTGccaaaaattga